The Rhizobium sp. BT03 genome has a window encoding:
- a CDS encoding ribonuclease D, whose translation MAATIRYHEGDISAADAARYTGAVAIDTETLGLVPRRDRLCVVQLSPGDGTADVIRIAAGQKEAPNLVALLEDPTHQKIFHYGRFDIAVLFHTFGVTTTPVFCTKIASRLIRTYTDRHGLKDNLKEMLDVDISKAQQSSDWAAETLSPAQLEYAASDVLYLHALRDKLTERLLRDGRFDHATACFAFLPTRAKLDLLGWEEADIFAHS comes from the coding sequence ATGGCCGCCACCATACGTTATCACGAAGGCGACATATCAGCGGCCGATGCCGCCCGCTACACCGGCGCGGTCGCCATCGACACCGAAACGCTCGGCCTGGTGCCGCGCCGGGACCGGCTCTGCGTCGTCCAGCTTTCGCCGGGTGACGGCACCGCCGACGTCATCCGCATCGCCGCCGGCCAGAAAGAGGCCCCCAATCTCGTCGCCCTGCTCGAAGATCCCACCCATCAGAAGATCTTCCATTACGGCCGCTTCGATATCGCCGTGCTCTTCCACACCTTCGGCGTCACGACGACGCCGGTGTTCTGCACCAAGATCGCCTCGCGCCTGATCCGCACCTATACGGATCGGCACGGCCTCAAGGACAATCTCAAGGAGATGCTCGACGTCGATATCTCCAAGGCGCAGCAATCGTCCGACTGGGCGGCTGAGACGCTGTCTCCGGCCCAGCTCGAATATGCCGCTTCCGATGTGCTTTATCTCCACGCGCTGCGTGACAAGCTGACGGAACGCCTGCTTCGCGACGGCCGGTTCGACCATGCGACGGCCTGCTTCGCATTCCTGCCGACCCGCGCCAAGCTCGACCTGCTCGGCTGGGAAGAGGCCGATATCTTCGCCCATAGCTGA
- a CDS encoding MerR family transcriptional regulator, which translates to MNDNGPVRYKVAEAARLAGVSASTLRLWESQGLVVPGRSQTGHRQYSADDVARLKRISWYRVERGLNPAAIREALEGEEPSADGAEANQATGLGRKLRSLRHASGKTLEQVAGDIGITASTLSTLERTSQGVGFKTLHDLAEYYGTTVSRLSGEESGEVPVMVRAGEWRSWPETTPGVAVQLLAEGPRMMDCHRFVLAPGAASEGAYRHEGEEFMHVLSGRLELVLDSDQFFDLGPGDSLYFESRRYHSWRNRHDGETVLLWINTPPTF; encoded by the coding sequence ATGAACGATAACGGGCCGGTACGCTACAAGGTGGCGGAGGCCGCACGGCTGGCGGGCGTTTCGGCCTCGACGCTGCGTCTGTGGGAAAGCCAGGGTCTGGTGGTTCCCGGCCGTTCGCAAACCGGTCATCGCCAGTACAGCGCCGACGACGTGGCGCGCCTGAAGCGCATCTCCTGGTATCGGGTCGAGCGCGGCCTCAATCCCGCGGCCATCCGCGAGGCGTTGGAGGGCGAGGAACCGTCCGCCGACGGCGCCGAGGCAAACCAGGCCACCGGCCTCGGCCGCAAGCTGCGCAGCCTGCGCCACGCGAGCGGCAAGACGCTGGAACAGGTGGCCGGCGATATCGGCATCACCGCTTCGACGCTCTCGACGCTGGAGCGCACCTCGCAGGGCGTCGGTTTCAAGACGCTGCACGATCTCGCCGAGTATTACGGCACCACCGTCTCCCGCCTCTCCGGCGAAGAAAGCGGCGAGGTGCCGGTCATGGTGCGTGCCGGGGAATGGCGCAGCTGGCCGGAAACGACACCTGGGGTCGCCGTGCAGCTTCTTGCCGAAGGCCCAAGGATGATGGATTGCCATCGTTTCGTGCTGGCGCCGGGTGCTGCCAGCGAGGGCGCCTATCGCCACGAGGGCGAGGAATTCATGCATGTCCTGTCCGGCCGGCTCGAACTGGTGCTCGACAGCGATCAGTTCTTCGATCTCGGCCCGGGCGATTCGCTCTATTTCGAAAGCCGCCGCTACCATTCCTGGCGCAACCGCCATGACGGCGAAACCGTCCTGCTCTGGATCAACACGCCGCCGACATTCTGA